A genome region from Eremothecium gossypii ATCC 10895 chromosome VII, complete sequence includes the following:
- the PET122 gene encoding Pet122p (Syntenic homolog of Saccharomyces cerevisiae YER153C (PET122)): MIKANVTGSTQRAIVKQCLNRNFDEVLQKLRLMPLQECSVSFLQIYLARAVQEGHVASVDYVWNRFVQRAGVLVVRPDVLCDLGNLMFFSGSFGILDSVWRHYNKFYRSEQGAEWDDYRYHLLRLRIEGYATRSTSGTAFPKKWRKLLEDLDRSLPAYPFSVWDFPQLKQSLGGLEERNLARWVIKALRGVQNEHTSTLLLNMTLQQPHLDRDAKLRLFRWFVGRRHCSADALNETIHLLARRLQKDEYTELRAFLSQMGIDAPEEHKGS; encoded by the coding sequence ATGATAAAGGCAAACGTAACTGGGTCAACACAGCGGGCCATTGTGAAACAGTGTCTTAACAGGAACTTCGATGAGGTGCTTCAAAAGTTGCGGCTGATGCCGCTACAAGAGTGCAGTGTTTCTTTCTTGCAAATATACCTTGCGCGGGCGGTACAGGAAGGACATGTGGCGTCGGTAGACTACGTATGGAACCGATTCGTGCAGCGGGCAGGCGTGCTGGTGGTGCGACCAGATGTTCTCTGTGACCTAGGGAACCTGATGTTCTTCAGCGGGTCGTTTGGGATCTTGGACAGCGTCTGGAGGCACTATAACAAATTCTACAGGTCAGAACAGGGGGCAGAATGGGACGACTACCGCTACCACCTGCTGCGACTGCGCATCGAGGGCTACGCGACACGCTCCACCTCTGGAACGGCGTTCCCCAAAAAGTGGCGCAAGTTGCTGGAGGATCTGGACCGTAGTCTCCCAGCATACCCCTTCTCTGTGTGGGATTTTCCGCAGCTAAAGCAATCTTTGGGCGGGCTGGAGGAGCGCAACCTTGCTCGCTGGGTAATAAAGGCATTGCGCGGCGTGCAGAATGAACACACCTcgacgctgctgctgaacaTGACGCTACAGCAGCCGCACTTAGATCGTGATGCAAAGCTCAGGCTCTTCCGCTGGTTTGTAGGCCGCAGACACTGCAGCGCGGACGCACTAAATGAGACGATCCACTTGCTTGCCCGGAGGTTACAGAAAGACGAATATACCGAACTGAGGGCTTTCCTGTCCCAGATGGGCATTGATGCTCCTGAAGAGCACAAGGGGAGTTAA